AGAAATATTTCAGCAAACCGCGCCTATTGCTCGCTCAGCGGCAATCTTAGCCGGTCATGGTTTTGTTGTATTAGTACCAGAAGTGTTTCATGAGCTAAATCCTATCGGAACCGTGTTGGCTTATGATGAAGTCGGTAAAGATAAAGGTAATGCAGACAAGTGGGCCAAGCCTTTGGAACATCATGACAGTGACACTTGTGCGTTAGTTGACTTTGCACGGGCACAGTCATTTTGCAGTGATAAAGTCGGCGCTATGGGTGTTTGTATCGGTGGTCACTTAGCTTACCGCACCGCACTTAATCCAGACATCAGCGGTGCTTTTTGTTTATATCCAACCGACATTCATTCAAACACATTACCTTGCCAAGAAGGCAATGATTCATTAACCCGTACTGGTGATATAAAAGGCGAGTTAGTGATGGTGTTTGGTAAGCAAGATCCGCATGTTAGTAAAGAAGGGCGAAAGCTTATTTACCAAAAGCTTGAACAGGTAAATGCAAACTTTACT
The nucleotide sequence above comes from Shewanella sp. Arc9-LZ. Encoded proteins:
- a CDS encoding dienelactone hydrolase family protein, translated to MITTTEIHDIKTATGLMRTTLYRPDTKGQFATIIFYSEIFQQTAPIARSAAILAGHGFVVLVPEVFHELNPIGTVLAYDEVGKDKGNADKWAKPLEHHDSDTCALVDFARAQSFCSDKVGAMGVCIGGHLAYRTALNPDISGAFCLYPTDIHSNTLPCQEGNDSLTRTGDIKGELVMVFGKQDPHVSKEGRKLIYQKLEQVNANFTWQEVNAQHAFMRDEGERYDAALALQMYLQAVAFFHRVLN